From Tachysurus fulvidraco isolate hzauxx_2018 chromosome 10, HZAU_PFXX_2.0, whole genome shotgun sequence, one genomic window encodes:
- the slc35a4 gene encoding probable UDP-sugar transporter protein SLC35A4: MIIIKNVGSSDIQPPHTKRWLSGSRWLFLLIVSVFIYGSHAPLIALTKSDGRVPFSPSSCVVLIELCKLLISLSALFASGDIHTIKVSVSWTAVVPYALPALLYAFNNNLVVFMQAYMDPSSFQVLSNLKIASTALLYTSCLRKRLRRAQWAAMALLMVAGALHSYSSLDWEIPDKRVENARDGLHITAWGLLLILLYCFVSGLAAVYTEKVLKSQRLPLSLQNLFLYIFGVGINLMSHFYSTGTEQTFLDGYSALVWVIIAGQAANGLLMSVIMKHGTGITRLFIISSAMLVNSVLSWWLLGLQLTPFFFLPLLLIAVAVYFYYR; encoded by the coding sequence ATGATCATCATTAAGAATGTTGGTTCTAGTGATATACAACCTCCACACACAAAGCGGTGGCTCAGTGGCTCTCGTTGGCTCTTTCTCTTGATTGTCTCAGTCTTCATTTATGGCTCTCACGCTCCTCTTATTGCTCTCACTAAATCGGATGGCCGTGTTCCCTTCAGCCCTTCATCCTGTGTTGTTCTTATTGAACTCTGCAAGCTGCTGATCTCCCTCAGTGCTCTGTTTGCTTCAGGGGACATCCACACCATAAAGGTTTCTGTATCCTGGACAGCAGTGGTTCCGTACGCTCTCCCTGCTCTGCTTTATGCATTCAATAACAACCTGGTGGTGTTTATGCAGGCCTACATGGACCCCAGTTCTTTTCAGGTTCTCAGCAACTTGAAGATCGCTTCCACTGCTCTTCTATACACGTCCTGCCTGCGGAAGAGACTGAGGCGAGCTCAGTGGGCGGCCATGGCGTTACTCATGGTGGCCGGGGCACTTCATAGCTACTCCAGCTTGGACTGGGAGATCCCAGATAAGAGGGTGGAGAACGCAAGAGACGGGCTTCACATCACAGCCTGGGGACTGCTGCTCATCCTCCTTTACTGCTTTGTGTCCGGACTCGCTGCAGTCTACACAGAGAAAGTGTTAAAAAGCCAACGTCTGCCCCTAAGCCTGCAGAATCTGTTCCTCTATATATTCGGAGTGGGGATCAACCTGATGTCGCATTTCTACAGCACTGGAACAGAGCAGACATTTCTAGATGGATATTCTGCACTGGTGTGGGTCATCATAGCAGGACAGGCAGCTAACGGCCTGCTGATGAGTGTAATAATGAAACATGGAACTGGAATCACGCGACTTTTCATCATCTCCTCAGCCATGCTGGTGAACAGCGTGCTCTCCTGGTGGCTGCTGGGATTGCAGCTCACACCTTTCTTTTTCCTGCCTTTGCTGCTGATCGCAGTGGCTGTGTACTTTTATTAcaggtaa
- the LOC113654846 gene encoding SLC35A4 upstream open reading frame protein, with product MAKGKDPLSQLKDLAELKDQLEDIQKRVEDEVQAGIPQGGSLLASPFLKGFLAGYVVSKLRASAILGVALGTLTGIYAAQTYQVPNIEQTIKDYLNSLKKGPSN from the exons GATCCCCTGAGTCAGCTGAAGGATCTGGCAGAGCTCAAAGATCAACTAGAAGATATTCAGAAAAGAGTGGAGGACGAAGTGCAGGCTGGGATACCACAG GGTGGCTCACTTTTAGCCTCTCCCTTCCTCAAGGGCTTCCTGGCTGGATATGTGGTGTCCAAACTACGTGCTTCAGCCATCTTGGGGGTCGCTCTGGGAACCCTTACGGGCATCTACGCAGCACAGACCTATCAGGTGCCAAACATTGAGCAAACCATAAAGGACTATCTGAACTCTTTGAAAAAAGGTCCTAGTAATTAA